The uncultured Carboxylicivirga sp. genomic interval TGTAATCGACATAGCATATGTAACACCTTTTGAGCTAACACCGGTTTGTGTTCCATCTAAAGTATATTCGTCATCCCAAATATTTAAAGGTGTATCCGAACCAGCAACCCATGTTCGGGTTGAATTTTGTTTGAAATTAATTACTGCATCACCCTTACTAATTTTACCACCAGTAATAGTAACATTAAACTGTAAACCTTCATCACTAACATTACCGTTATTGGTGGCTACATGGGTTCCCTCAATTTTATAGCCATTCTGATAAAAATTATCGAAAGAGGTAGTATGAACACTTGCTTCTGTTCTATACCATCCTGTTGACTCAATTAATAGTTTACCAGAACGTATAATACCATCTTTTCCGGTTATTCCATCACCAAAATCAACAGTAATATATTTAGGCCAAGTAGTTGCATCAAATGGCTCAATAGTAATTATTGGCCCCAAGCTACTTGACTTTAATTCACCAATCAACTCCAATTCAGCATCAATAATTGCCTGATCACTACAATTACAAGCATCCTGAAACTGTTTATTGACGATCGCATATTCCTGTAAAGCTTCAACTCCATCATCAACCGAATTTATCTGGTCAATCGCATCCTCCACATTACAACTTACCACCCCCAACACAGCAAATATGCTCAGATATAATTTCACCAACTTAGACATCTCTCAAATAGTTTGTTGTTTACACAGATTAGATACGACAAATGAACTAAATGGTTATGAAATGAATGCACAAAAAAAGACTGTTCCGGGGAACAGTCTTTCGTTATTGACTTTTATGGTTTACTTTGTTTATTCATCATTCAACTTTTTTTGAATCAGGTAAAATAATACCAAACTCAAACCACCAAATAATAACACCATCGAAATATAAGCAGCCGACTCATACATCATTGTGTAAGATTCAAGAACAGCTCCCATCATCACACCAACTGCAAGTCCAACCATAAACATTCCGTATTTTAGACTTAAGTAGTGTTTTGGTTTTGAATTTAGTTGATCGAATATCGAAGCATCTTTTCCTGCTGCAATTAATGCTGTACGTTCAATTCTTCTGGTTTTGAAGTAAGACAATGATATAATTATTGCAGGAATACCACCGAAAATAAAAATGATTGCTAATGCACCTTCCATGATTAAATATTTTAAGTTTTACATTTATTTCGTTTCTGAGCGTGCTCATTCGTATGACGCCATAAAAAAATGAGCGGTTACAAAAAAGAGTTTCTTTTTTTTCAATTTCATACAAATTAAAATCTATATCCTTAATTTTATTGACATTAAGTATGAATGAGAATATTTTTCAATAAAACATGTAA includes:
- a CDS encoding DUF6249 domain-containing protein, with the protein product MEGALAIIFIFGGIPAIIISLSYFKTRRIERTALIAAGKDASIFDQLNSKPKHYLSLKYGMFMVGLAVGVMMGAVLESYTMMYESAAYISMVLLFGGLSLVLFYLIQKKLNDE